The Aquitalea magnusonii region GCGAGGTGGCTCCGCCTACATCGGTGACGAAGGCGGCAAAATTGGAATCCTTGAAATACACCATGTCGGCCGGCGACAGGTCGTGCGCCACCAGAATGGTATCGTCCAGCAAATCGCCAGGCGCGGGCAATTGCGGGGCGTGGCCATCCAGGTTCTTGAAAATGCGCTCCACCACCTGCAGCACGTCGTTCTTGCGTTCGCGCAGGTAGTCTTCCTCGATGGCGTCAAACTGCTCCACCAGCAGGTCACATTGCAGCTTCAATGCCCATTCGGCGTTGCAGCGCTGTTTTTCGATGATTTCACGCGGCTCGCGCGAGATGGTGATATCCCCCAGCAGCATGATGTGCAGCGACAGGAAGGCACCCAGCTCGGCCGGCGCATTTTCCGGAATGCTGCCCCACAGCATTTCCAGCTCCTTGCGGGTGGCGCGCACTGCCTCATCAAAGCGCGCCATCTCCGCCGGGATTTCTGCATCTTCCAGGCCGTAGTGCGCCACATCGTCCATACTGCGGGAGATAAGATGGGCCCGGCCAATGGCGATGCCGCCACCAATGGCTACACCATGCAGGGTGATATTCATCGTCCCATCCCCTCCTCAAGCGGGCTGATTCATTCAGCCTCGTCAAACCTGTTGTTGATCAATGCCACCAGCGCGTCCAGCGCTTCCTGTTCATCCGGGCCATCCACGTCCAGCTCGACGGTGGAACCCTTGGCCGCTGCCAGCATCATCACGCCCATGATGCTCTTGCCGTTTACCCGGCGGCCATTGCGGGCAATGCCCACATCGCTCTTGAAGCGGCTGGCCAGCTGGGTGAATTTACTCGAAGCGCGAGCATGCAGGCCAAGTTTATTAATAATTTGTATTTCAACGCGCAGCATTACCGTCCCCTGGAAGAATATAAAGTACGCCCTCCAGCCCGCCGGTAATGGCCTTGCTGACCACGATTTCCAGCGGCTGGCTGCTGTAACTGAGCGCACGCACCAGCATGGGCAGACTGACCCCGGCAACGGCTTCCACCTTGCCTGGATCAATCAGCCGGCTGGCAATATTGGATGGCGTGCCGCCATACATATCAGTCAACACCACCACGCCTTCGCCCTGTTCCAGACGGGCCACCAGCGCTGCGGCTTCGACCAGTTTCTGATCCGGGTCCTCGGTTTTCTCTACCGCCAGCGTGGCGATATTGTCCGGATCCCGTCCTAATACGTGCCGGGCGCAGTCGAGTAGACAGGCACCCAGATTGCCATGAGATATGACTAGTACACCAACCATGCCTGCGTCTTCTTGTCCGTAACGATTATCGGCACACGGTGCGCTGCGGCGAACCGTGCTTCATTTCTGCTGCAAATCCGGCATTGTAGCAGGCCCGTTTTCCACCCGCCGGAACCAGGCCAGCTTGTCTGCCAGCGAAACAACACTGCCCACTATGATAAGCGCAGGCGAGGCAACGCCATAGGACGATATCAGCGTCGGCAGTGTCTGCAGCGTTCCGCTCAGCGTGCGCTGGCGCGGAGTGGTTGCCCATTCGATCACGGCAGCCGGGGTATCAGCCGGTTTGCCATGAGCGATGAAGGCAGCACACAACTCGGCGGCCATGGTCAGGCCCATGTAAACCACCACGGTCTGGTCTGGACGGGTCAGCGCTGGCCAGTCCAGATCGATGCTGCCGTCTTTCTTGTGGCCGGTGACAAATGTCACCGACTGGGCATGATCGCGGTGGGTCAAGGGTATACCGGCATAGCTGGCAGCGCCATTTGCAGAGGTAATGCCCGGTACGACTTCAAAGGGAATATTGTGCTCGGCCAGGGTTTCGATTTCCTCGCCGCCGCGGCCAAAGGTGAAGGGATCACCGCCCTTCAGCCGCAACACCCGTTTGCCCGACTTTGCCAGGCGCACCATCAACTGGTTGATGTCCTCTTGCGGCAGGGTGTGATTGGCACGCGCCTTGCCCACATAAATACGCTCGGCATCGCGCCGCACCAGTTCCAGCAGCTCCGGAGCCACCAGTTTGTCATGCAGCACCACGTCGGCCTGCTGCATCAGGCGCAAGGCACGGAAAGTCAGCAGATCAGGATTGCCCGGGCCGGCACCCACCAGATACACCGCCCCGCTGGGACTGTCTTCGGCGCTGGCCAGGCGCTTTTCCATTTCCTCGCAGGCAACCGCCTCGCGACCGTTCATCACCGCTTCGGCAACCGGTCCTTCCAATACTGATTCCCAGAAGGTGCGGCGTGCTTCGACATCGGCAAAGCGGGCTTTCACCCGCTCGCGGAAACGGGCAGAAAATGCTGCCAGCAGGCCAAAACCGGCCGGAATGATGCTTTCCAGCCGGGCACGGACCAAGCGCGCC contains the following coding sequences:
- the cysG gene encoding siroheme synthase CysG, with the protein product MDYFPIFLKLQDADCLVVGGGDVALRKVRLLKAAGARLTVVAPEVTEELAMMAQRGELQWRAGLFTDDMVSGMRLVIAATDQRVVNQQVSQVAQQHNIPVNVVDDPEISTYITPAIIDRSPLVIAVSSGGSVPVLARLVRARLESIIPAGFGLLAAFSARFRERVKARFADVEARRTFWESVLEGPVAEAVMNGREAVACEEMEKRLASAEDSPSGAVYLVGAGPGNPDLLTFRALRLMQQADVVLHDKLVAPELLELVRRDAERIYVGKARANHTLPQEDINQLMVRLAKSGKRVLRLKGGDPFTFGRGGEEIETLAEHNIPFEVVPGITSANGAASYAGIPLTHRDHAQSVTFVTGHKKDGSIDLDWPALTRPDQTVVVYMGLTMAAELCAAFIAHGKPADTPAAVIEWATTPRQRTLSGTLQTLPTLISSYGVASPALIIVGSVVSLADKLAWFRRVENGPATMPDLQQK
- a CDS encoding HPr family phosphocarrier protein, producing MLRVEIQIINKLGLHARASSKFTQLASRFKSDVGIARNGRRVNGKSIMGVMMLAAAKGSTVELDVDGPDEQEALDALVALINNRFDEAE
- a CDS encoding PTS sugar transporter subunit IIA yields the protein MVGVLVISHGNLGACLLDCARHVLGRDPDNIATLAVEKTEDPDQKLVEAAALVARLEQGEGVVVLTDMYGGTPSNIASRLIDPGKVEAVAGVSLPMLVRALSYSSQPLEIVVSKAITGGLEGVLYILPGDGNAAR